In a genomic window of Anoxybacter fermentans:
- a CDS encoding RluA family pseudouridine synthase — translation MLKPYVDHFKNDEQIITYQVQPKETGLTIYQLLRNQLLISRSLLRKIRKSYRVRFNGQYVDFSTQVKEGDLLEFNFNFDEEADFEPEPMQLDIVYEDANLLVVNKPTGMLVHPTATERTNTLANGVLYYLKAQGNHNLFRPIHRLDRNTSGLVLIAKNQYAHNYMSNQLKRNKIHRQYLALVHGVITDDSGTIDAPIGRVKGSIIQRKVDPVQGKKAITHYRVLKRFSNATLIALSLETGRTHQIRVHLSYLGYPLMGDTLYGGSDELIKRHALHSWKIFCRIPLSHEKKEFEAPLAPDLQDLLNSLIQK, via the coding sequence ATGCTAAAACCATATGTAGATCATTTTAAAAATGATGAGCAGATCATAACCTATCAGGTCCAACCAAAAGAGACGGGATTGACTATTTATCAGCTCCTAAGAAATCAACTCTTAATTTCCCGCAGCTTACTCCGTAAAATCCGAAAAAGTTACCGGGTACGCTTTAATGGGCAATATGTAGATTTTTCTACACAGGTTAAAGAAGGAGATCTGTTGGAATTTAATTTTAATTTTGATGAAGAGGCAGATTTTGAACCTGAACCCATGCAACTTGATATTGTTTATGAAGATGCAAACCTACTGGTTGTGAATAAACCTACAGGAATGCTGGTTCATCCTACAGCTACAGAACGAACCAATACCCTGGCCAATGGTGTCCTCTACTATCTCAAAGCCCAGGGAAATCATAACCTCTTCCGCCCTATTCACCGACTGGACCGTAATACTTCTGGTCTGGTATTGATAGCAAAAAATCAATATGCACATAATTACATGTCCAATCAACTTAAACGTAATAAGATCCATCGCCAATATCTGGCCCTGGTACATGGTGTGATAACCGATGATTCAGGTACTATAGATGCTCCCATCGGGCGTGTAAAAGGTAGCATTATCCAACGTAAAGTTGATCCTGTTCAAGGAAAAAAAGCTATAACCCACTATAGAGTATTAAAACGATTTTCTAATGCTACACTAATTGCCCTTAGCTTAGAAACCGGTCGCACCCACCAGATTCGTGTTCACTTAAGTTATCTCGGCTATCCTCTAATGGGAGATACCCTCTATGGTGGAAGTGATGAGCTAATTAAAAGACACGCTCTCCATTCATGGAAAATCTTCTGTCGAATTCCTCTATCTCATGAGAAAAAGGAATTTGAAGCACCATTAGCACCAGATCTACAAGACCTGCTCAACTCTTTAATTCAAAAGTAG